A window of Microbacterium lushaniae genomic DNA:
CGAACCGCTTGGAGTAGCCGTAGCCCCACTCGAAGTTGTCCAGCAGCGACCACACGAAATACCCCCGCAGGTCCACGCCCTGCGCCATCGCCCTGTGGGCGGCGGTGAAGTGGCGGCGCAGGTAGTCCAGGCGCTCCGGGTCGGGCACGGAGCCGTCTTCGGCGACCACGTCGTCGAACGCGGCGCCGTTCTCGGTCACCATGAGCGCCTGACCCGGGAACTGGTCGCGCAGCGACAGCAGCAGCTCCTCCAAACCCTCCGGGGCGATGTTCCAGCCCATCGCCGTGTACGGCCCCGGCTGCTCGAGGAACTCCACGACACCGTCGCTGCCGGGCCACGCCGTGCCGCCGTCGGCGGCCTTGTGGCCGTCGTTGCTCTGCTTGGGCGAGACGCCGTCCCACATCTGCACCGTGACGGTGGAGTAGTAGTTGACCCCCAGCACATCGATCGGCTGATGGATGGCGGCGAGATCCCCGTCCTCCACGAACGACCAGTCGGTGACGGATGCGGTGTCCTCGAGCAGATCGGCGGGGTACTCACCGCGCAGCATCGGGCCGGTGAAGGCGCGGTTGGCGAGGGCGTCGACGCGACGGATCGCCTCCGCGGCCTGATCGCCCCGCCCCCGCGGCACGTGGAAGTTGAGCGTGACGGAGCACTCCGGGTCGCCGGTCGAAGTCGCCCGCAGCGCCTGCAGCGCCCGGCCGTGCGCGAGGTTGAGGTGGTGGACTGCGGCCAGCGCCGCGGCCGGTTCGTGCCGCCCGGGCGCGTGCCCGCCCTGCCCGTACCCGAGGTAGGCCGAGCACCACGGCTCGTTCAGCGTCGTCCACGTGTGGATGCGGTCGCCCAGGGCCGCGCCGACGACCTCGGCGTAGCGCTCGAACGCGTCGGCGGTCGCCCTCGCCGGCCACCCGCCGGCATCCTCCAGCGTCTGCGGCAGGTCCCAGTGGTAGAGCGTCGCGACGGGGCGGATGCCGCGCTCAAGGAGCCCGTCGACGAGGCGCGAGTAAAAGTCCAGCCCGGCCTGGTTCACGGCGCCCGTGCCGGTCGGCATGATGCGCGGCCACGCGATCGAGAAGCGGTAGGCGCCGAGCCCGAGCTCCTTCATGAGGTCGAGGTCGGCCTCCCAGCGGTGGTAGTGGTCGCACGCGACGTCACCTGTGTCACCGTTCCAGACCTTGCCGGGGGTCTTGCTGAAGGTGTCCCAGATGGAGGGCAGGCGGCCGTCCTCGGCGGCGGCGCCCTCGACCTGGTACGACGCGGTGGCGGAACCGAAGGTGAAGCCCTCGGGGAAGACGAGTCCGCTGTCGCGGTAGTCGTTGTTGCCGGTGGACGTGCTCATCGGGTGATCTCCGAACGGTCGGCGGACGGGAGGGCGGTCCGGCCGTCGGGGGTCGTGACACGCACGTCGGCGATCCCTTCGCCCCGGGGAAGACCCGGAGACTCAGGCCGTCGAGGTAGTCGTCGTCGGGCCGGTCGGTGCGTGCTCCCCACGGGATCACGGCACCGGGACGAACGTACACCGGGATGCTGTCGAACCCGTGGTGCTCGCGCCGCCAGCGTCCGCCGGTCACGGTCTCACCGGTGAGCAGGTGCGTCCACTCCCCCTCTGGGAGGTGGAACCGGGCTCGGGACGGTCGGTGCCGGGCGAGCAGGCCGGGTCGACGGCGCGGTCGGGCGCCTCGTCACCCGACGTCACATTCCCGCCCGTGCGGGCGAGATATTTGACGCACGACGACGCATTCGGACATAATCGGCCCCATGACCGATAACGCGCGCTCTCTGTCCGCCTGGGAGGCGAACGGGACTGCCGGCATGATGATGGCCGGCCGCGCGACTTCGTGTCGAATGTGTCGCTGACTCGGTGACCCCACCCGACGCCCACCTGCGCATCTGAGCGCAGCACGCGTCCCGAGCATCCCGGCAACCGCGTCGATCACGCGTACCCGGATGCCTCGCCCCCGGCCGTCGCGGCCCGCTCTCCCACATTCGAACCGGCCTCCTCCTGCGCCGGTTCCCCTTCTTAGGACAGCCATCATCATGTCTACTCCCGCCCTCCTCGACCGTCCCGCTCCCACCCGCCACCTCCGCGCGGTCCCCACGCCCTCCGCGCCCGAGCCCGCCCCGAGCGCGGCTCACCACCTCCCCCCTGGCACCGCGCCGCGCGGCTTCGCACTGTACGTCGGCATCGACGAATCCAAGGCCGCAGCCGACGGCGTGAGCCTGGGGGTGCTCGTCGAGGCCCTCCGCCGCACGCTCGCCGACCTCGCCCCCAGCGCGCAGACCTACGCCACCGTGGCGCTCGCCCCCACCGGCACCGGCGGCCGGGATGTCGACGTCGTGCGCCTGGCCCTCCACGAGCCCTCCGCCGTCGCCCGCACCAAGCAGGAGCCCGACGAGGCCGACGACCTCGCCGGCGGCGTCGTGGTCGACATCTCACGCAAGCGCGTGCTCATCGACGGCGAATCGGCCGCGTTCACGTTCAAGGAGTTCGAGCTGCTGCAGTACCTCGTGCTGCGTGAAGGCCGCACGATCGACCGCAGCGAGCTGGTCGCGTCGCTGTGGCAGAACCCCACCGACGACGACGCCCCCGGCGAGCGCACGATCGACGTGCACGTGCGCCGGCTGCGTGCGAAGCTCGGCCGCTTCGAAGACATCGTGCGCACCGTGCGCGGCGTCGGCTACCGCTTCGACCGGCACGCCGACGTCGCGATCCGCTTCGGCCACGGCACGCCCTCCCCCGACCGCGTCTGACCGCCGCCCGGGCGCAGACATGCCCAGGAGGATGTCGAGAGGACGACGTAGGGTGGCGGCATGAGGCCGACGGGAGTGCGTGTACGGGCATCCGCCCCACCGCGCGCCTCGCGCGATCCACGCCCCGCGTCCGCAAAGCCACGGGAGACGGTCTACCGTCCGCGTCACGCGCTCGACCTGGCGCGCGCGGTGCTCGCGCAGCGCCACGGCGCGCACGACCCCGCGATGACGGCGGCCGGCGGCGTCATCTGGCGCGCGAGCCGGACGCCGGAGGGCATCGCGACCCTGGCCCTGCGCGCGGGACCAGGGGGCATCGTGCGCGGGGCGGCGTGGGGGCCCGGCGCCGAGTGGGCGCTCGCCCAGCTTCCCGCCCTCTGCGGGGCGGAGGATGACCCGGGCGACTTCGACCCGTCACTCCACCCCCTGATCGCCGAGGCCCATCACCGGCACCCGGGGCTGCGCATCGGTCGCACCGACCGGGTCTTCGACTCCCTCGCCAGCGCCGTCATGGAGCAGAAGGTCACCGCGATGCAGGCCTTCTCGGCGTGGCGGAGCATCCTCACGTGGTGCGGCGAGCGCGCACCCGGGCCGACACCCCGACCGATGTTCGCGCCGCCGGATCTGGAGGGCTGGCGCCGCATCCCGTCGTGGACGTGGCACCGGGCGGGCCTGGAGCCCCCTCAGTCCCGCACGATCGTCGACGCCGCCGCGCGCGCGGACGCCCTCGAACGCGCGGCCACCGCAGCCGTGGATGGGCCCGCCCGCGACGCCGTCCTCACGAGCGTGCGCGGCGTGGGCGTCTGGACCAGCGCGGAGACCCGCATCCGCGCGTTCGGCGACCCCGACGCCGTGAGCGTGGGCGATTACCACCTGGCCCACCACGTCGGATATGCGCTGACCGGCCACCGCGTGGAGGACGACGGGATGCTCGAACTCCTCGCCCCGTGGGCCGGGCAGCGACAGCGCGTCATCCGCCTCATCTACGCCAGCGGCGTGATCGAGCCGCGCAGGGGACCGCGCGTGCACCCCGAGGATCACCGCGACCGCTGAGCAGGCATCGCCCAGGACCCGATGTCAGACGCCCCGAGCACACTGCCCTCATGTCCATGACACTGAACCCCTACCTGTCCTTCCGTGACACCGCGCGCCCTGCGATGGAGTTCTACCGCTCCGTCTTCGGCGGCGACCTCGCCATCGACACCTTCGCGGCGTACGACATGGGTCAGGACCCCGCCGAGAACGATCTGGTGATGCACGCTCAGCTGGACACCCCGCGCGGGTTCACCCTCATGGCTTCGGACACGCCGGGGTCACTGCCCTACGCTCCCCCCGCGGGATTCGCGGTGTCGCTCAGCGGGGACGACGACAGGGAACTGGAAGGATACTGGCGTGCGCTCAGCGACGGCGGCGCCATCACGATGCCGCTGGAGACCCCGCCGTGGGGTGGCCGATTCGGGATGCTGACCGACCGGTTCGGCGTCGACTGGATGGTCTCCATCGCCCCGCAGGGATGACGCGGCGCAGGCTCTAGGCTGACCGTATGTCCGAACCCCGTACCGGCTGGCCACGCGGCCGCACCCAGTGGATCCTGGGCACGATCCTGCTCCTGGCCCTGGGTGTGCTCTTCGGGATGGTGTTCGGCAACGTGTGGCTGGGCATCGTGCTGAGCGCCGTCATCTCGATCGGCTGGCTCCTCGCGTACGAGTCGTGGCGCGGACGCAACTCCGGCGTCAACGACCCCGACCGCGGCATCGAACTCTGAGCCGGGCCGTGCCCGTGCCCGGACTGCCGATCGCGGCGATCGGGGCGTCGGTGACGCTGTGGTCGTTCGCCTACGTCCTGTCGGGCTGGGCCTTGCAGACCGGTTCGCCCGCCGTGCTGTCGGTGAGCCGCTTCGGCCTCGCGCTGATCGTGCTCATCCCCCTCGCCCTGCGGCGCCCCGCCTTCGTGCGCACGCTGCGTCAGCCGCGCACGATCCTGCTGGGTTTCACCGGCGTCACCGTGTACTACGCCCTCGCCAACATCGGCCTGCTCTTCACCACCCCCGGCACGGCGGCGCTCGTGGTCTCGCTGCTGCCGGTGCTCACCGCGATTGCCGCCGTCGTGATGATCGGTGAGCGCCTGTCGCTGCGGACCGTCATCGGCCTGATCCTCGCCTCCCTCGGCGTCGCCCTGGTCGCCGCATCCGGGTTCCGCTTCGATCTGGGCGTCGTGCTGAACATCGGCGCCCTGGCCGGCTACGCCGTCTACACCGTGCTCCTGCGTCGCGACGGCGGGCGGCCGGATGCTCCGGACGCGCTGTCGCTGGCCACCGCCACCGGCGTGTGGGGCACCGCGCTCATGCTGCCCTGGCTCGGCTGGGAGGCGGTGACGGGGACGCTCGCCGCGCCCACCGATGCGCGCGGACTCCTCAGCATCCTCATCCTCGCGCTCGTGGTCACCGCCCCCACTCTCGTGCTGTTCAACTACGGCGCCGAGCGGGTTCCGGCTGCCGTGTCCGGGGTCGCCACCGCCGCCATCCCGGCGTTCGGCTACGCCTTCGCCCTCGTCCTGGGCGAGCCGCTGGATCCGGTCAAGGCGATCGGCGGCGCCGTCGCCCTCGCCGGAGTGGTCATCGCGACACTCGCGACGCCTCGCGTGGAACCCAGTCCGCCCGGGTCGATGCTGCCCGACTGCGCCGAGATGGCGCCGGATGAACCGGACGTCACGCCCAGAGCGTGAGCTTGGCGGGGTTGACCACGATCCACACGTCGGTCACGCGGTCACCCTCCACGCCGGCCGTCCACACGCTGTGCACCTGCCCGCTCGCCGTACGGGCGAGGAACCCGAGTCCGTCCGGGGTCGCCACCGGCTCGAGGACGGTCCCCGGCTGCAGATGCGGGAGCCCGAGCAGGAAGCGGGCCACGCGGTCGGCGCCGAGCACGGGCCGCCGGGCCGCCGACACCGCTCCCCCGCCGTCGGAGTGCAGCACGACGTCGGGGGCGAGCACGCGCACGACCGCGTGGTAGTCACCGCTCAGCGACGCGGCGGCGAAGGCGCGCACGAGGGCGTCGTGGTGCTCACGCGAGGCCATGCGCGCCCGCCGCTGTCGGATGTGCCGCCGCGCCGACGACGCCAGCTGTCGTGTCGCCGCCTCGGACCGGCCGATGGCGGCGGCGATCTCGGCGAAGCTCAGGTCGAACACGTCGTGCAGCACGAAGGCCACCCGCTCGGCGGGGGTGAGGGCCTCCAGCACCAGCAGCAGAGCCGTGCTCACCGCGTCGTTGCGGATCGACACCTCCAGCGGGTCGACGCCCGAGCGGGACCCCGTCACCAGATCCGAGTGCGCCGGCACCGGCTCGGGCAGCCACTCCCCGACGTAGTGCTCACGGCGCATGCGCGCCGAGCCCAGCACGTCCAGACACACGCGGCCGACCGTGCGCCCGAGCCAGGCGCCGGGAGAGCGGACGGCGGCTCGCTCGTCTTCGGGCATGCGGAACCACCGCGCATAGGTCTCCTGCACGGCATCCTCGGCGTCGGCGACGGTTCCCAGCATCCGGTACGCCATCGCCGTCAACTGCGACCGCTCGGTCTCCACGTCGAACACGTCACGCACCTCCCCGCTCAGCGTAGGACCGCCCGGCCGGCGCCGAACCTCACATCCGCGGATGCTGCGTCGTCGGGAGGGTATGAACCGGATCGTGCAGCAGACATGTCGGACCACGCAGAACAGGAGCGAACGGCGGTGAGGGTTGCGGTGGCCGGGGGTACCGGCGCGGTGGGACATCACGCCGTGGCGTCCTTGCGCGCGGCGGGACACGAGCCGGTGGTGATCTCACGCGGCAGGGGCGTCGACGCGCGGCGCGCTGCGGGGCTGGATGCGGCGCTGGAGGGCGTGGACGCGGTGATCGATGCGCTGAGCGTGGAGACGCTGGACGGCGGGGAGACGGTGGAGTTCTTCCGCGCGACGACGCAGAACCTCCTCGCCGCGGAGGCACGTGCCGGAGTGCAGCACCACGTGGCCCTCTCCATCGTCGCGATCGAGCGTGCCCCGTTCGGCTATTACGCCGGAAAGGTCGCACAGGAGCAGCTCGTCGAAGCCGGAGACATCCCGTGGACGATCCTTCGGGCCGCCCAGTTCCACGAATTCGCCGCCCAGATGTACGACCGCGCGAAGATCGGCCCGCTCCGCGTCGCCCCGCGCATGCGGACGCAACCGGTCGCTGCCCGCGAGGTCGGGGACGCGCTGGCCGCCATCGCGGCCGGGGGCGCGGCGGGGCGCGTCCCGGATCTGGCCGGGCCGCGGGAGGAGAGCCTCGTGCGCATGGTGCGCGCGTATGCCCGTGCGATCGGTGCGCGCGGATGGCTTCCGGCGGTGCCGGTACCGGGACCCTTCGGCCGGGCACAGCGCGACGGGTCGCTCCTGCCCGATGCCTCCGCCACGCTCGGACGCCAGACGTTCGACCAGTGGCTCGCCGGAGTCCGTCCCGCCCGGTGACGCGACCGGCTACATCTCCTCGTGCGTGTCAGGGTCGCCGTCCCACAGGCGGCCCCGACGGAGCGCCGAGAGCGCGTCGACCTCCTCAGAGGTGAGTTCGAAGCCGAAGACGTCGGCGTTCTCCCGCTGGCGCTGCGGATCCGCCGACTTCGGGATGGGCGTCGACCCCACCTGCACGTGCCAGCGCAGCACCGCCTGGGTGGGCGTCACGCCGTGGGCGTGGGCGACCTCGGTCACGACCGATTCGCCGAGCAGTTCGCTGCGGCGGGCGAGGGGGCTCCAGCTCTCCGTGCGGATGCCGAGCTCGGCGTGCACGGCGCGCAGCTGGTCTTGCGGGAAGTACGGATGCAGCTCCACCTGGTTGACCGCCGGCACGACGCCGGTCTCCTCGACGATGCGACGCAGCATCGGCTCGGTGAAGTTCGACACGCCGATCGAGCGCACCGCCCCGTCCGCGCGCAGATCGATCATCGCCCGCCACGTATCGACGTACTTGTCGACGCTCGGGTTCGGCCAGTGGATGAGGTAGAGGTCGATGCGGTCCAGGCCCAGCGTGTCCAGCGACCGCCGCGCGCTGGCCGTCGCCTCGTCGTAGCCGTGATCGCGACCGGGGATCTTCGTCGTGACGAGGATCTCGTCACGCGGGATGCCGCTGCGGCGGACCGCCTCGCCCACCTCGGCCTCGTTCTCGTAGTTGACCGCGGAATCCAGCAGCCGGTAGCCCGACTCCAGCGCGGAGACCATCGCGGTCACGCCCGCTTCGCCGCGCAGGTTGTACGTGCCCAGCCCGAGCTCGGGGAAGTCGGTGCCGTCATTGAGGGGAACGGTGGGGATGCCTGGCATACGCCCATCCTCCCCCGCGTGCCCCGCGAGCGGGCGTGGTTGCGCGGCCGCGGCCCGGGCGCTAGCTCGCGCCGCTGCCTGCCGGCGCCACGAACTCGAACAACTCGCACGTGCTGTCGTAGTACCGGTCGGTCGGGCCGAGCGCGGGCATCCCGATGCGGCGGCACACGCTCTGGGAGGCGGCGTTGGCGGGGTTGGTCACCGCGACGATGCGCGGGACGCCCGCCGCCCACGCCAACGGCAGCACGGCGGCGGCCGCCTCCGCGGCGTAGCCATGGCCCCACGCGTCGGGATGCAGGTGCCAGCCGATCTCGATGTCTTCGGGCGTTCCCGGCGCCGCGGCATCCGTGGACCACGGTATGCGCTTGAGCAGGAGGCACCCCAGCCGCTCGCCGTCGTGCGTCGTGATCGCCCGCACTCCGAGCACGCCGTCGCGGAGCGCCTCCCACCTGCCGATCATGGCGGACGCCTCGGCCGGGTCCTCCAGCACGCGCGGGGTGCGACCGAGGTAGCGCAGCACGTCCATGCGCGAATACATGTCGAAGACGAACGCGACGTCGTCCGCATCCGTCGTCCACGCTCGCAGCGTCAGCCGCGCAGTGCGCACCGGGGTCATGATCTCCTCATCGGGATGTGCGGGATGCCGTCCTCCTCGAACGGTTCCCCCGAGCGGACGAAGCCGAAACGGGCGTACCAGTCCTCGAGCTGCATCTGCGCGTCCAGGGCGATCGGCAGCCCCGGCGCCGTCTCGGCGCAGCGCGCGACGGCCGCCCGCATGAGGTCGCCGGCGTACCCGCGCCCCCGGGCGGGCGCGGCGGTGGCCACCCGCCCGATGCGCATTCCGTCCGCATCGCGGAGGATCCGCAGCGTCGCGACGACCTCGGGCCCCTCCGCGATCCACATGAGCTCCGCTCCTGGCTCGATGTCGCGCCCGTCGATCTCGGGGTACGCGGCATCCTGCTCGACGACGAAGACACTCACGCGCAGCCACAGGATGCGGTAGAGCGTGATCGGATCGATGTCGGCGACGCCGGCTCGGTGGATCTGGGGCACCCGATGACACTACCGACCCGGGTGGGGCTCGTCGCCATCCGCCGGACGAAGCGACCGGACGAATGCGCGAACATCGTCCACGAGCAGCTCCGGCTCCTCGAGCGCGGCGAAATGCCCGCCTCGGTCGGAGTGCTCGCTCCAGCGGACGATGCGGTTGCACTCCTGCGCGAACGCACGGATGCCGATGTCGTGTGCGAACTGGATCGCCGCCGTCGGCACTCCCGAGGCGACCGGGTCATCTCCCCATCCTTCGCCCTGGGCATACCCGACGTAGGCGGAAGAGCCGCCGCTCGCGGTGAACCAGTACAGCGACAGGTCGGCGAAGACGAACTCGTCTCCGAGCACCTCGGTCGCCGGCTGCTCCGGCGGATGGCTCCACGACTGCAGCTTGTCCAGCATCCATGCCAGCTGTCCGGCCGGGCTGTCAGCGGTCATGGCACCGATGAGGCCGGGCCGCGTGGACTGGATCGCGACGTAGCCCAGCTCCGTCTGCATGAACTCGCCGATCCGGCGCATCCGGTCGCGTTCGACGGGCGGCATCGCCGCCAGCGCGTCCTCACCGACGTGCGGGTGAAACGCCCCAAGCGCACCGTTGACGTGCACGCCGATCACGCGATCAGGCGCGACCCGCCCGATCTCGGGGGCCACCGCCGCTCCGATGTCGCCACCCTGCACGACGAACCGCTCGTACCCGAGCCGGGTCATGAGCTCGGCGAACGCGGCGGCGATGCGACGTGTCGACCAACCGGATCCCGTGAGCGGAGTCGAGAACCCGAATCCCGGCAGCGACGGGATCACGACATCGAATGCGTCGCGACTGTCGCCCCCGTGCGCGGCCGGGTCGGTCAGCGGCCCCACCAGTCCCTCGAACTCGAGGAAGGATCCGGGCCATCCGTGGATCAGCATGAGCGGAACGGCACCGCGCACCGCGGACCGCGCGTGCACGAAGTGGACCGTCTGCCCGTCGATCTCGGTGGTGAACTGCGGCAGACGGTTCAGCCGCTCCTCGGTGGCCACCCAATCATGCTCCCGCCACCGGGCGACATGGTCACGGAGCACGGCGACGGGCACCCCCGTGCTCCACTCGTCGCCGGGCAGCTCCGGTGGGAACCGGGCCGCGTCCAATCGCCTCCGAAGGTCGGTGACCTCGTCGGGGTGGATCCGGATGCGGAAGGGGGTGACCCGGTGATCTTCCATGCCTCCAGCGTGGGAGATATTCCGGTCGCAATGCGGCCGGAATAGATGAGATCGTGGTCGCATGTCGCGGACGACCGGTCGAACCCTCGCCCTCCTGGGACTGCTGCAGTCGCGCCCCGAGTGGACCGGGGCGGAGCTGCGTCGGCGACTCGAGGTCAGTGACCGGACGCTGCGGCGCGACATCGACGACCTGCGGGCGCTCGGTTACGGGATCGAGGCCACCCGCGGCGTCGGCGGCGGCTACCGGCTGGGCGCCGGCGCGTCGGTTCCCCCGCTGACCCTCGCCGTCGACGAAGCCGTCGCGATCGCCGTCGGGCTGCGCACCGCGGCGGCGGGAATCGTGACGGGGATCGAGGATGCCGCCACACGGACCCTCGCCAAGCTCGAGCTGTCTCTCGCTCCTTCGACGCGTGATCAGATCGCGGCGGTCGAACGGGCGATGGTGAATCTGGGGCGCGCCCGCGACGACATCGACGTGGAAACGGTCACGGCGCTCGCGCGTTCGATCGCGCAGCGCCGCGCCATCCGCATCCGTTACCGCCGGCACGACGGCGAGATCGTCGAGCGCACGGTCGAGCCGCATCGGATCATCCACACTGCAGACCGCTGGTACCTCGTCGCATGGGAGCCCCGGCGCCGCGGATGGCGCACCCTCCGGGTGGACCGCATCGGCTGGGTGGCACTCACTCCCACGACGTTCGGCGCGCGGGAGATCCCCGACGACGCGCTGCGTGAAGCCACCACCCGGGCGATCAGCATCTCCCCGTATCCGGTGCGCGCCCGCGTCCGCATCCACGCCGAGGCGCACGTGGTGCGACGGATCTTCGGGCCCACGGTCGCGGAGGTCATCGACCGTGGCGCCACGACGGAACTGATCACGGGGGCCGATCGCCCGGAGGTGATCGCCCTCTACCTGGGCACGTGCGGCCTGCGGTGGGAACTGCTCGAGGGCGAGGAGGTGCGCGCGACGCTGCACCGCCTGTCCGAGGAGTTCGCCGCATCCGCCAGCAGTGGCTGACGGCGCGGATGCAGACCCTCAGACGCCTTCGCTGTCCAGCGCCGAGAAGACGAGCCGATCCGTCCACTCCCCGTCGAGGAGGGCGGCGTCGCGCAGGTGGCCCTCCTCGTGCAGTCATCGGCGTCCACGGCGGTAATCGCGTAATCGACCCGCGCCGGGTTGTCGGCCACGGTGGCCGTCCACTCGTCCACCATTTCGCGCGTGCAGGCCAGAGTGACCCCCAGCCGGCGCATCGTCTGCCGAGCAAGGTCGCCTTGTTTCGGACGTGGACGCCGCCGGGCTGCCTGGCGGGCTACTCCCCCTGACGACTGAGGAGTGCGTGAAGCTCCGCAGACGCCTCGAGCAGCGCGACACTGCGACGGGTGAGGTCGGACAGCCGCTCGTTCAGCAGCGTTCGCACCTCCGCGGCCAGCCCGTGCGCGCGCAGTCGCTCCAGGACGCGGGAGATCACGGGGATGGGGTAACCCCCGTCGCGTAGGGCCGCGACGATGCGCGCCTCCGTGACGGCGCGGGCGTCGTAGCGGCGGGATCGGGAGCCGTTCCTGCGCCCCGGGTCGACGAGTCCTTCGTGTTCCCAGTGCCGTAGCGCGGACGGACGCACGTCGAGCGCCTGCGCCAGCTCGCCGATCGACATCGCGTCCTGTTCCTCGAACACGTCGCTCGCATCTGTCAGTACGGCATCGATCCCCCGGAGTGCTTCACGAATCCGCGCTCGGCCGAGAGCGATCACGACATGGAGGTCGTCGATCCGCCCGGCCGCGACATCCGTGGGGCCCTCGATCAGCACCGGCATGATCTGCCGGGCGGGGACAGGGCCGATGGCGGCGGCCAGTGCTCGGTAGGCGCGGAGGGCGATGACGTGACCCTGCGCGTAGCGCCGGTAGCCGTTGGCGGCACGGTCGGCGACCGGGATGACTCCGAGTCGCTCCAGATCGCGCACCTGCTGCGTGGAGTAGCCGACGAGGCCGCCGACGACCGCCGTCGTAAGGTGCTCCAGTTGAGGGTTCACGGCTTCCACGCCTGCTCCGTCCTGCGCCAAGTCCACATAAGCACGTGAAGGAGACCATTGAGACATGCAGATGCGAGAGATCATCGATGTCGTGCGCAGCTTCGAGGGCGCACTGGTCGTCGTCCCGGACAGAGGGAGCGGACTGCCGGAGCTGGCGTGGGGCGATGCCTTCTTCTACTACGCACCGGATGGTGTGATGCCCCAGCGATCCCAGCCCTACGGGACGATCGTCACGAAGAACTACCCCGACGACGAGCGATCTCGG
This region includes:
- a CDS encoding GH1 family beta-glucosidase; the protein is MSTSTGNNDYRDSGLVFPEGFTFGSATASYQVEGAAAEDGRLPSIWDTFSKTPGKVWNGDTGDVACDHYHRWEADLDLMKELGLGAYRFSIAWPRIMPTGTGAVNQAGLDFYSRLVDGLLERGIRPVATLYHWDLPQTLEDAGGWPARATADAFERYAEVVGAALGDRIHTWTTLNEPWCSAYLGYGQGGHAPGRHEPAAALAAVHHLNLAHGRALQALRATSTGDPECSVTLNFHVPRGRGDQAAEAIRRVDALANRAFTGPMLRGEYPADLLEDTASVTDWSFVEDGDLAAIHQPIDVLGVNYYSTVTVQMWDGVSPKQSNDGHKAADGGTAWPGSDGVVEFLEQPGPYTAMGWNIAPEGLEELLLSLRDQFPGQALMVTENGAAFDDVVAEDGSVPDPERLDYLRRHFTAAHRAMAQGVDLRGYFVWSLLDNFEWGYGYSKRFGIVRVDFDSLERTVKDSGRWYSELARTGVLPA
- a CDS encoding winged helix-turn-helix domain-containing protein, translating into MSTPALLDRPAPTRHLRAVPTPSAPEPAPSAAHHLPPGTAPRGFALYVGIDESKAAADGVSLGVLVEALRRTLADLAPSAQTYATVALAPTGTGGRDVDVVRLALHEPSAVARTKQEPDEADDLAGGVVVDISRKRVLIDGESAAFTFKEFELLQYLVLREGRTIDRSELVASLWQNPTDDDAPGERTIDVHVRRLRAKLGRFEDIVRTVRGVGYRFDRHADVAIRFGHGTPSPDRV
- a CDS encoding DNA-3-methyladenine glycosylase family protein → MRPTGVRVRASAPPRASRDPRPASAKPRETVYRPRHALDLARAVLAQRHGAHDPAMTAAGGVIWRASRTPEGIATLALRAGPGGIVRGAAWGPGAEWALAQLPALCGAEDDPGDFDPSLHPLIAEAHHRHPGLRIGRTDRVFDSLASAVMEQKVTAMQAFSAWRSILTWCGERAPGPTPRPMFAPPDLEGWRRIPSWTWHRAGLEPPQSRTIVDAAARADALERAATAAVDGPARDAVLTSVRGVGVWTSAETRIRAFGDPDAVSVGDYHLAHHVGYALTGHRVEDDGMLELLAPWAGQRQRVIRLIYASGVIEPRRGPRVHPEDHRDR
- a CDS encoding VOC family protein; protein product: MSMTLNPYLSFRDTARPAMEFYRSVFGGDLAIDTFAAYDMGQDPAENDLVMHAQLDTPRGFTLMASDTPGSLPYAPPAGFAVSLSGDDDRELEGYWRALSDGGAITMPLETPPWGGRFGMLTDRFGVDWMVSIAPQG
- a CDS encoding DMT family transporter; the protein is MPVPGLPIAAIGASVTLWSFAYVLSGWALQTGSPAVLSVSRFGLALIVLIPLALRRPAFVRTLRQPRTILLGFTGVTVYYALANIGLLFTTPGTAALVVSLLPVLTAIAAVVMIGERLSLRTVIGLILASLGVALVAASGFRFDLGVVLNIGALAGYAVYTVLLRRDGGRPDAPDALSLATATGVWGTALMLPWLGWEAVTGTLAAPTDARGLLSILILALVVTAPTLVLFNYGAERVPAAVSGVATAAIPAFGYAFALVLGEPLDPVKAIGGAVALAGVVIATLATPRVEPSPPGSMLPDCAEMAPDEPDVTPRA
- the sigJ gene encoding RNA polymerase sigma factor SigJ yields the protein MRDVFDVETERSQLTAMAYRMLGTVADAEDAVQETYARWFRMPEDERAAVRSPGAWLGRTVGRVCLDVLGSARMRREHYVGEWLPEPVPAHSDLVTGSRSGVDPLEVSIRNDAVSTALLLVLEALTPAERVAFVLHDVFDLSFAEIAAAIGRSEAATRQLASSARRHIRQRRARMASREHHDALVRAFAAASLSGDYHAVVRVLAPDVVLHSDGGGAVSAARRPVLGADRVARFLLGLPHLQPGTVLEPVATPDGLGFLARTASGQVHSVWTAGVEGDRVTDVWIVVNPAKLTLWA
- a CDS encoding SDR family oxidoreductase, producing the protein MSDHAEQERTAVRVAVAGGTGAVGHHAVASLRAAGHEPVVISRGRGVDARRAAGLDAALEGVDAVIDALSVETLDGGETVEFFRATTQNLLAAEARAGVQHHVALSIVAIERAPFGYYAGKVAQEQLVEAGDIPWTILRAAQFHEFAAQMYDRAKIGPLRVAPRMRTQPVAAREVGDALAAIAAGGAAGRVPDLAGPREESLVRMVRAYARAIGARGWLPAVPVPGPFGRAQRDGSLLPDASATLGRQTFDQWLAGVRPAR
- a CDS encoding aldo/keto reductase; its protein translation is MPGIPTVPLNDGTDFPELGLGTYNLRGEAGVTAMVSALESGYRLLDSAVNYENEAEVGEAVRRSGIPRDEILVTTKIPGRDHGYDEATASARRSLDTLGLDRIDLYLIHWPNPSVDKYVDTWRAMIDLRADGAVRSIGVSNFTEPMLRRIVEETGVVPAVNQVELHPYFPQDQLRAVHAELGIRTESWSPLARRSELLGESVVTEVAHAHGVTPTQAVLRWHVQVGSTPIPKSADPQRQRENADVFGFELTSEEVDALSALRRGRLWDGDPDTHEEM
- a CDS encoding GNAT family N-acetyltransferase encodes the protein MTPVRTARLTLRAWTTDADDVAFVFDMYSRMDVLRYLGRTPRVLEDPAEASAMIGRWEALRDGVLGVRAITTHDGERLGCLLLKRIPWSTDAAAPGTPEDIEIGWHLHPDAWGHGYAAEAAAAVLPLAWAAGVPRIVAVTNPANAASQSVCRRIGMPALGPTDRYYDSTCELFEFVAPAGSGAS
- a CDS encoding GNAT family N-acetyltransferase — its product is MPQIHRAGVADIDPITLYRILWLRVSVFVVEQDAAYPEIDGRDIEPGAELMWIAEGPEVVATLRILRDADGMRIGRVATAAPARGRGYAGDLMRAAVARCAETAPGLPIALDAQMQLEDWYARFGFVRSGEPFEEDGIPHIPMRRS